One window from the genome of [Clostridium] celerecrescens 18A encodes:
- a CDS encoding sigma 54-interacting transcriptional regulator translates to MKKSIAVIALDPFAGEAYAQQVRSVFGERAVVRNYSMMDGTAANMEPCDLYMGSTDAFDAMGNTDRYIPSDAQRMEIQVTYFKEAVRRLEEIPKGTKVIFVNITEVMAREAVTQLEQLGITHLKFILYAPGSKLADMAEIAVTPDEVRYVPCGIPTIINLGQRTCSADTMIEAAFRLGFDDLLEEATFKQYQESVCTNTYYFDQMFNRSRRLESQFDILMEVLDQGVIAVNEHGEIYAINKNASDITRVPENLSLTNMGEEVFPYIPFRKCLEEKKETNPQVVRVAGNLVSLYVRPVLRRDICIGAVAILQKFNEMERRQNELRGQLMKKGQGHSAKYCFDDVIGESELILKTKFILNKMACTESPVLLIGETGTGKELFAHSVHNASKRRDQPFVAINCAAMPENLLESELFGYEEGAFTGAKKGGRPGLFEFAHQGTLFLDEVEGMSPALQVKLLRVLQEREIMRVGGNQMIHVDVRIVAATNEELEQKVAEGTFRQDLYYRLNALPVLIPPLRKRAEDVFLILDSFRKELGGKFRLSDDIKELFHKYEWPGNIRELRNVVDYLCFTGHTVITIDDLPPVFRIGKYREETNGIKDTGLKLYAADQPPQHQNSSHMPTEQERVILEILYHAERTGQSIGRDKILLEAQNRKVKLTQPQVRKILGRLEDNGYVIVARGRGGSSITKKGVDWITN, encoded by the coding sequence ATGAAAAAAAGTATTGCGGTTATTGCATTAGACCCATTTGCGGGAGAAGCATATGCGCAACAGGTCCGGTCGGTGTTTGGGGAACGGGCTGTTGTACGAAATTATAGCATGATGGATGGAACGGCAGCGAATATGGAACCGTGCGATTTGTATATGGGCTCGACGGATGCTTTTGATGCCATGGGGAATACGGATCGTTATATTCCGTCTGATGCACAACGGATGGAAATTCAAGTTACTTATTTTAAAGAAGCTGTACGCCGTCTGGAAGAGATTCCGAAGGGAACCAAGGTCATTTTTGTTAATATCACTGAGGTTATGGCCAGGGAAGCGGTGACACAGCTGGAACAGCTTGGGATTACCCATTTAAAGTTTATACTCTATGCACCGGGAAGCAAGCTGGCTGATATGGCAGAGATTGCTGTTACTCCGGATGAAGTGCGTTATGTGCCATGCGGAATTCCCACAATTATAAATCTGGGACAGAGAACCTGCTCTGCTGATACCATGATTGAAGCCGCCTTCCGGCTGGGGTTTGACGATTTGCTGGAAGAAGCCACGTTTAAACAGTATCAGGAATCGGTATGCACCAATACCTATTATTTTGACCAGATGTTCAACCGTTCCAGGAGATTGGAGAGTCAGTTTGATATTCTCATGGAAGTACTTGATCAGGGTGTGATTGCGGTAAATGAACATGGTGAAATATATGCAATCAACAAAAATGCTTCCGATATCACCCGTGTTCCTGAAAATCTTAGTCTTACAAACATGGGGGAAGAAGTATTCCCTTATATCCCATTCCGGAAATGTTTAGAGGAGAAAAAGGAGACGAATCCTCAAGTTGTGAGAGTTGCAGGAAATCTGGTAAGCCTTTATGTGCGGCCGGTGTTAAGACGGGATATCTGTATTGGTGCCGTTGCCATCTTGCAGAAGTTCAATGAGATGGAACGCCGGCAAAATGAACTTCGGGGCCAATTGATGAAAAAGGGCCAGGGACATAGTGCCAAATATTGTTTTGATGATGTGATTGGAGAGTCTGAACTTATATTAAAGACTAAATTTATTCTAAATAAAATGGCATGCACAGAATCCCCGGTTTTGTTAATTGGGGAAACAGGAACCGGCAAAGAACTGTTTGCACATTCCGTTCATAATGCGTCAAAGCGCAGGGATCAGCCCTTTGTGGCAATCAACTGTGCTGCTATGCCAGAAAATTTATTGGAGAGTGAGCTGTTTGGATATGAAGAAGGAGCTTTTACCGGCGCGAAAAAGGGCGGCCGCCCAGGTTTGTTTGAGTTCGCTCATCAAGGGACACTGTTTTTAGACGAAGTGGAAGGCATGAGCCCTGCGCTGCAGGTAAAGCTGCTGCGTGTTTTGCAGGAACGGGAAATCATGCGGGTTGGCGGAAATCAAATGATTCATGTTGATGTGCGGATCGTTGCTGCAACAAATGAAGAACTTGAGCAAAAGGTGGCGGAAGGAACATTCCGGCAGGATCTTTATTACAGGCTGAACGCATTGCCGGTGTTAATCCCGCCGCTTCGCAAGAGAGCGGAAGACGTATTCTTAATTCTGGATAGTTTTCGGAAAGAACTTGGAGGAAAGTTCCGTTTAAGTGATGATATCAAGGAGTTATTTCACAAATATGAATGGCCGGGGAACATACGGGAACTGCGTAATGTCGTAGATTATTTGTGCTTTACCGGCCATACCGTCATAACCATTGATGATCTGCCGCCGGTTTTTCGTATAGGTAAATACAGAGAAGAGACGAATGGGATAAAAGATACGGGACTGAAACTGTACGCCGCAGATCAGCCGCCTCAGCACCAGAATTCATCGCATATGCCCACCGAACAGGAACGGGTAATTCTGGAAATTCTTTATCATGCAGAACGTACAGGACAGTCCATCGGGCGGGATAAAATACTGTTGGAGGCGCAGAATCGCAAGGTAAAATTAACTCAGCCTCAGGTGCGTAAAATATTAGGCAGATTAGAGGATAACGGCTACGTAATTGTTGCAAGGGGGAGAGGCGGAAGCAGTATTACCAAAAAAGGAGTCGATTGGATTACTAATTAA
- the nirJ2 gene encoding putative heme d1 biosynthesis radical SAM protein NirJ2, protein MIVSWMTTNQCNLKCRHCYQDAGSKKADELTTEEAKKLIDEIARAGFRIMIFSGGEPLMRPDIYTLVSYAAGAGLRPVFGTNGMLITGEAAYNLKKCKAAVMGISLDSLDEQKHNRFRGDENAYRLTLEGIENCKKAGLPFQIHTTIMDWNQEEVENIIDFSVESGAVANYLFFLIPVGRGRYLEETSLKVMEYERLLQTIMKKQKEVPIDIKPTCAPQFTRVAKEMEVHTRFTRGCLAGLSYCVVSPVGKVRPCAYMVEEAGDIREEPFDEIWKNSSLFKTLRTRDYKGTCRNCTYGNECGGCRARAGYYHDGDYMAEDSYCAYRKQLCKEGALIN, encoded by the coding sequence ATGATCGTTTCATGGATGACCACAAACCAGTGTAATCTTAAGTGCCGGCATTGCTACCAGGATGCCGGCAGTAAAAAAGCAGATGAATTAACAACGGAGGAAGCCAAAAAGCTAATTGATGAAATCGCCAGGGCTGGTTTTCGCATTATGATATTCAGCGGAGGGGAACCGTTAATGCGCCCGGATATCTATACCCTGGTATCCTATGCAGCAGGTGCGGGCCTTCGGCCTGTTTTTGGCACCAACGGTATGCTGATTACGGGGGAAGCGGCTTACAATTTAAAGAAGTGCAAGGCTGCAGTCATGGGAATCAGCCTTGACAGCCTGGATGAACAAAAACATAACAGATTCAGGGGAGATGAAAATGCTTACCGCCTGACCTTAGAAGGAATTGAAAATTGCAAAAAAGCCGGCCTGCCCTTTCAGATACATACTACGATCATGGACTGGAATCAGGAAGAAGTGGAAAATATTATTGATTTCAGCGTGGAATCAGGCGCTGTAGCCAATTACCTGTTTTTTCTGATTCCGGTTGGCAGAGGGAGATATTTGGAAGAAACCTCGCTGAAAGTTATGGAGTACGAAAGGCTTTTGCAGACTATTATGAAAAAGCAGAAGGAGGTTCCCATTGATATCAAACCCACCTGCGCCCCTCAATTTACAAGAGTGGCAAAAGAGATGGAAGTTCATACCCGTTTTACCAGAGGATGTCTGGCCGGACTTTCCTACTGCGTGGTAAGCCCTGTTGGAAAGGTCCGCCCCTGTGCCTATATGGTTGAGGAAGCAGGAGATATCCGCGAAGAACCGTTTGATGAAATATGGAAAAACAGCAGCTTGTTTAAAACCCTGCGCACCCGGGACTACAAGGGGACATGCCGTAACTGCACTTACGGAAATGAGTGCGGAGGCTGCCGTGCGCGGGCAGGATATTATCATGACGGCGATTATATGGCAGAAGACAGCTATTGCGCTTACAGAAAACAATTATGCAAAGAAGGTGCCTTGATAAATTGA
- a CDS encoding ABC transporter substrate-binding protein → MKKKTMVYAMMFFMIVNMLTGCGKRSGEPAAVMPEGYCFTDALGQEVTVRKPERVVALMGSFAEVWLSAGGSLAGVTDDAFDERGLELTEETVSVGKYNSPNVEKIIALNPDLVLLSSVTKEHAALKEVLKQAGITTAYFKVTYFDDYLSMLKTCTEITGREELYEKNGVAVKAEIEEILSGAKAKEPPSVLLLITYSGGAVAQNSETMTGKILNDLGCKNVADENQSLLKEFNMESIVKEDPDYIFVIPMGNDDALAMKNLKEGIEKNPAWNGLTAVKNNRYILLPKEKFLYKPNEKWGESYQYISEILYGKK, encoded by the coding sequence TTGAAGAAAAAAACCATGGTGTATGCAATGATGTTTTTCATGATAGTAAATATGCTTACAGGGTGCGGAAAAAGGTCAGGGGAGCCGGCTGCCGTTATGCCGGAGGGATACTGCTTTACCGATGCTCTTGGGCAGGAGGTGACGGTTAGGAAACCGGAGCGTGTGGTGGCGTTGATGGGGAGCTTTGCAGAAGTCTGGTTATCAGCCGGAGGCAGTCTGGCCGGTGTTACGGATGATGCATTTGATGAAAGGGGACTGGAACTTACGGAGGAAACTGTATCTGTGGGGAAATATAACAGTCCAAATGTAGAAAAAATCATAGCCTTAAACCCTGATCTTGTTCTATTGTCATCAGTAACCAAAGAACATGCAGCGCTTAAAGAGGTTTTAAAGCAAGCGGGCATTACGACTGCCTATTTTAAAGTGACATATTTTGATGACTATCTGTCCATGCTTAAGACCTGTACGGAAATAACCGGGAGAGAAGAGCTGTATGAAAAAAATGGGGTGGCTGTGAAAGCAGAGATTGAGGAAATTCTCTCCGGGGCAAAAGCCAAGGAGCCTCCCTCTGTTTTACTTCTCATTACTTATTCCGGCGGAGCGGTTGCACAAAATTCCGAGACCATGACAGGAAAAATATTAAATGATCTGGGCTGTAAAAATGTAGCCGACGAGAACCAGAGCCTGTTAAAGGAGTTTAACATGGAAAGCATCGTAAAAGAAGACCCGGATTATATTTTTGTGATCCCCATGGGAAATGACGATGCTCTTGCCATGAAGAATTTAAAGGAAGGCATTGAAAAGAATCCGGCATGGAATGGCCTTACCGCCGTTAAAAATAACCGTTACATCCTTTTGCCAAAGGAAAAGTTTCTTTATAAACCTAATGAAAAATGGGGGGAAAGCTATCAATATATTTCGGAGATTTTATATGGGAAGAAATAA
- a CDS encoding FecCD family ABC transporter permease has translation MGRNNKAQLFILLSAVGLVVSVLLGLCLGTSNIRPSVLFATLSAGEPDDFLYRILLTVRLPRVTAALFAGSALAVSGAIIQSVLNNPLASPNIIGVNAGAGLFVLLASAFLPADPLFLPLSAFSGALLACMLVLVITMTGRLSRVLLVLTGFAVNSIFSAGMNTIMILYPDAYVGAGNFLVGGLSSVSSNVLVYSSVFIAAGFILAMLCSKGLNILNLGADNAKSLGMNVNACRCAYLAIAAILAGAAVSFAGMIGFVGLLVPHGVKLMIGQDNRYVIPASALTGGIFVILCDLLARTLFLPYELPVGILMSLMGGPFFLYLILKNRRKE, from the coding sequence ATGGGAAGAAATAATAAGGCACAGCTGTTTATTCTTTTATCAGCTGTAGGGCTTGTGGTTTCGGTTTTGCTGGGATTATGCCTGGGAACCAGTAACATCCGGCCATCTGTTCTCTTTGCCACCCTGTCTGCAGGAGAGCCTGATGATTTTTTATACCGGATTCTTCTTACGGTCCGCCTGCCAAGGGTCACAGCAGCCTTGTTTGCAGGAAGCGCACTTGCAGTATCCGGTGCGATCATTCAGTCCGTGTTAAACAATCCGCTGGCAAGTCCTAATATCATAGGCGTGAATGCAGGAGCCGGACTTTTTGTTTTGCTGGCATCTGCATTTCTACCGGCAGACCCGCTCTTCCTGCCTTTGTCGGCATTTTCCGGTGCTCTCCTTGCCTGTATGCTGGTTCTTGTCATTACCATGACCGGAAGATTATCAAGAGTTCTGTTGGTTTTGACAGGCTTTGCGGTAAACAGTATATTCAGCGCAGGAATGAATACGATTATGATTTTATACCCGGATGCCTACGTAGGCGCAGGAAATTTTCTGGTAGGAGGACTTTCCTCTGTTTCTTCAAATGTACTTGTTTATTCTTCGGTTTTTATTGCTGCAGGCTTTATTCTGGCGATGCTTTGCTCCAAGGGTTTAAACATTTTAAATCTTGGAGCAGACAACGCAAAAAGCCTTGGAATGAATGTAAATGCCTGCCGATGCGCCTATCTGGCCATTGCAGCCATACTTGCAGGCGCGGCAGTCAGCTTTGCCGGAATGATCGGTTTTGTAGGCCTTCTGGTACCCCATGGGGTGAAATTAATGATTGGCCAGGACAACCGGTATGTCATCCCTGCAAGTGCTCTGACAGGTGGCATCTTCGTAATTTTGTGTGATCTGCTTGCAAGAACCTTGTTCCTGCCCTATGAGCTGCCGGTGGGTATTTTGATGTCCTTGATGGGAGGACCGTTTTTTCTTTATCTGATTCTAAAAAACAGGCGGAAGGAATGA
- a CDS encoding ATP-binding cassette domain-containing protein, protein MIELSLDQLLKDYAFVSAYFEQNRLDIAGYGDKTFREYLEHFTEEELEDHAIDKDKLLSNLPVYIEQMSAFLGLEKSNRVLSMTILAGKDKSGNPEGFTELTVETSQIISIVGPTGSGKSRLLADIEWAAQKDTPTGRSILINGTKPDNKWRFSSNNRLVAQLSQNMNFVMDLTVEEFLRMHAVSRLVENPQTVIEQIILAANHLAGEKFDLTTPVTSLSGGQSRALMIADTAILSSSPIVLIDEIENAGIDRKKALELLISSDKIVLMATHDPLLALMADKRIIIKNGGISKVLDTNEEEKLLLEELEKMDSLIQTARQELRKGSTLSAKTLDMGL, encoded by the coding sequence ATGATAGAATTAAGCTTAGACCAGCTTCTAAAAGATTATGCCTTTGTAAGTGCATACTTTGAACAAAACAGGCTGGATATTGCCGGGTACGGGGATAAGACCTTCCGGGAATATTTAGAACATTTTACGGAGGAAGAATTAGAGGACCATGCCATTGATAAGGATAAGCTCCTGTCCAATCTTCCTGTCTATATAGAACAGATGAGTGCATTTCTGGGTCTTGAAAAAAGCAACCGGGTCCTTTCCATGACAATCCTGGCAGGAAAGGACAAATCCGGTAATCCGGAAGGCTTTACAGAACTAACGGTGGAAACCTCTCAAATTATATCCATCGTAGGGCCTACGGGGTCCGGCAAAAGCCGCCTTTTGGCAGATATCGAATGGGCGGCGCAAAAGGATACGCCTACAGGCCGCAGCATATTGATCAACGGAACGAAGCCGGATAATAAATGGCGTTTCTCCTCCAACAACCGGCTGGTGGCGCAGTTGTCACAGAACATGAATTTTGTCATGGACCTTACGGTAGAAGAATTTTTAAGGATGCATGCCGTAAGCCGGCTGGTGGAAAATCCCCAAACTGTTATTGAGCAGATTATTCTGGCTGCCAATCATCTGGCAGGAGAAAAATTTGACTTAACGACTCCTGTCACCAGCTTAAGCGGAGGACAGTCCAGAGCTCTTATGATCGCAGATACTGCTATTTTAAGCTCTTCTCCCATTGTTCTTATCGATGAAATCGAAAATGCCGGAATTGACCGAAAAAAAGCGCTTGAGCTATTGATCTCTTCCGATAAGATCGTGTTAATGGCAACACACGACCCTCTTCTGGCACTTATGGCGGACAAGCGGATCATCATTAAAAACGGCGGTATCAGCAAAGTCCTGGATACCAATGAGGAAGAAAAGCTCTTGTTAGAGGAACTTGAAAAGATGGATTCCCTGATACAGACTGCACGTCAGGAGCTGCGTAAGGGAAGTACCTTGTCTGCGAAAACCCTGGATATGGGACTATAA
- a CDS encoding MalY/PatB family protein, translating to MKYNFDIVVDRSENRAGKYDERQKKFGTTDVIPLWVADMDFQTAQPIINACVEKAMEGIWGYTYRPDSYFDAILGWQFRRHGWKIDKEKVSWSLGVVPALSSIVKVFTRKGDSIMIQTPVYSEFYDITEAWERNVVENQLVEQEGKWTIDFADFEEKAKDPNVKIFLLCSPHNPLGIVWTKEQLQKMFEICHANDVLMVSDEIHSDLVFHGKKHIPTAMISETARDHVISCISGTKTFNLAGLQASTNVFPNLEMKAAFDKFWMNLDIHRNNAFSSVAMEAAFNEGEEWLEQLLPYLSENFEFIRDYCEKYIPNIKPNVPDATYLVWLDCRELGMNNERLRKFMIEEAKLGLNEGYTFGRSLSGYMRLNAACPRSMLEKAMKQLEEAVNRL from the coding sequence ATGAAGTATAATTTTGACATCGTAGTTGACCGAAGTGAAAACCGCGCTGGAAAATACGATGAGAGGCAAAAAAAGTTTGGTACTACGGATGTGATTCCGCTTTGGGTCGCGGATATGGATTTTCAAACGGCACAGCCAATCATTAATGCATGCGTGGAGAAAGCAATGGAAGGGATCTGGGGATATACATATCGGCCTGACTCCTATTTTGATGCAATACTTGGCTGGCAGTTCCGCAGGCATGGCTGGAAGATTGATAAGGAAAAGGTAAGCTGGAGCCTTGGAGTTGTACCTGCACTGTCTTCAATTGTCAAGGTGTTTACCAGGAAAGGGGATTCCATTATGATTCAGACTCCCGTGTATTCTGAATTCTATGATATTACAGAGGCATGGGAAAGAAACGTAGTTGAAAACCAACTGGTTGAACAGGAGGGAAAATGGACAATTGATTTCGCAGATTTTGAGGAGAAAGCAAAAGATCCAAATGTGAAAATCTTTCTTTTGTGCAGTCCCCATAATCCTCTTGGGATCGTCTGGACGAAAGAGCAGCTGCAGAAGATGTTTGAGATTTGTCATGCCAATGACGTGCTGATGGTCTCAGACGAAATACATTCTGATCTGGTGTTTCATGGTAAGAAACATATCCCAACCGCTATGATATCAGAAACGGCCAGAGATCATGTCATAAGTTGTATTTCTGGTACTAAGACATTTAATCTTGCAGGATTACAGGCATCAACGAATGTTTTCCCGAATCTGGAGATGAAGGCTGCTTTTGATAAATTCTGGATGAATTTAGACATTCACAGGAATAATGCATTCAGCTCCGTAGCCATGGAAGCTGCGTTTAATGAGGGGGAAGAGTGGTTAGAGCAGCTGCTTCCATATCTCTCTGAAAACTTTGAGTTTATTAGAGATTATTGTGAGAAGTACATTCCTAACATCAAACCCAATGTACCGGATGCTACTTATCTGGTATGGCTGGATTGCCGGGAATTGGGAATGAATAATGAAAGATTAAGAAAATTTATGATTGAAGAAGCAAAATTGGGATTAAATGAAGGCTATACCTTTGGCCGGAGCCTTTCCGGCTATATGAGGTTGAATGCAGCCTGTCCGAGAAGCATGCTGGAAAAAGCCATGAAACAGCTGGAGGAAGCGGTAAATCGTCTTTAA
- a CDS encoding ABC transporter substrate-binding protein gives MAHYIKITDTIYDITERFPETIGLFVANGFEQLNNPIMRSTLGKTVTLEMALSMRKLNQELFIEKLEETIKQNLPDLTSGLTPTKKEEGGDIRIEGVLPCPIRLPLLEKFEAWMASQRDSMDYKVDYNLKSANLGLDDVKERIIAADGNADALSDLYLSAGFDLFFDKNLMGRYRDSGTFEDISDMKQINPDFDNDAISLKDPKNQYAIIGIVPAVIMVNTAVLGDRPFPESWADLMKPEFENSVSMPMKDLDMFNAFLLHIHRYYGDEGIEKMGRALLRSMHPAQMVKSHISKDGNKVPAVTISPYFFASMADEKSPLRPVWPKDGAIISPIFLLASTKNREKVKPFVDFLYSKEIGEILSSNGKFPSTNPLVDNHLKPDQKFMWLGWDYIHSHDIGALIKTTEQLFYQAAEKEVL, from the coding sequence ATGGCACACTATATAAAAATCACTGACACCATTTACGATATAACCGAAAGATTCCCCGAAACAATCGGACTGTTTGTTGCAAATGGTTTTGAGCAATTAAACAATCCAATCATGCGAAGCACCCTTGGTAAGACGGTCACTCTGGAAATGGCCTTATCCATGCGAAAGCTCAATCAGGAACTTTTCATAGAAAAACTGGAAGAAACCATAAAGCAAAACCTACCGGACCTTACTTCCGGTCTTACCCCTACGAAAAAAGAAGAAGGCGGCGATATCCGCATTGAAGGGGTGCTCCCCTGCCCAATTCGCCTTCCACTTTTGGAAAAGTTCGAAGCCTGGATGGCTTCCCAAAGGGATTCCATGGACTATAAGGTAGACTACAATTTAAAATCTGCCAACCTTGGACTTGATGATGTTAAGGAACGGATCATTGCCGCAGACGGCAACGCTGATGCCTTATCAGATCTCTATCTTTCAGCTGGCTTTGACTTGTTTTTTGATAAAAACCTGATGGGACGCTACCGGGATTCCGGTACCTTTGAAGATATTTCAGATATGAAGCAAATAAATCCTGATTTTGACAATGACGCCATTTCTTTAAAGGACCCTAAGAACCAATATGCCATCATCGGCATTGTTCCTGCAGTAATAATGGTAAATACCGCTGTTTTAGGAGACCGGCCGTTTCCCGAAAGCTGGGCGGATTTAATGAAGCCCGAATTTGAAAACAGCGTCAGCATGCCAATGAAGGACTTGGACATGTTCAACGCATTTTTGCTGCACATCCATCGGTATTACGGGGATGAGGGCATTGAAAAAATGGGTAGGGCTCTTTTACGCAGCATGCATCCGGCCCAGATGGTAAAATCCCATATTTCAAAGGATGGAAACAAAGTTCCGGCCGTTACAATTTCCCCTTACTTTTTTGCCAGCATGGCAGATGAGAAAAGTCCCCTCCGGCCCGTATGGCCAAAAGATGGCGCGATCATCAGCCCGATTTTCCTTTTGGCAAGTACAAAGAACAGGGAAAAGGTCAAACCATTTGTAGACTTCCTGTATTCCAAAGAAATAGGTGAAATCCTTTCCTCTAACGGGAAATTTCCTTCTACTAATCCGCTGGTAGACAACCACTTAAAACCAGATCAGAAATTTATGTGGCTTGGCTGGGATTATATTCACAGCCATGATATCGGAGCACTTATTAAGACTACAGAACAGCTGTTTTATCAGGCAGCGGAAAAGGAGGTCTTATGA
- a CDS encoding GTP-binding protein, whose translation MNLIIVSGPPSSGKTSVILKTIASYQSRNIKVGVVKFDCLYTDDDAAYEKAGIPVKKGLSGALCPDHFFASNIEEVVNWGNEEKLDLLITESAGLCNRCSPYLKEIKGVCVIDNLSGINTPKKIGPMLKSADFVVITKGDIVSQAEREVFASCVSSVNPRAVTMHVNGLTGQGAYELGSLLYDENQNIESVQGMQLRFPMPSALCSYCLGETRIGEAFQMGNVKKINLGADKT comes from the coding sequence ATGAATCTGATTATTGTTTCAGGCCCCCCCTCCTCCGGGAAGACGTCTGTGATATTAAAAACCATTGCTTCTTATCAGAGCAGAAATATAAAGGTAGGTGTTGTCAAATTTGACTGTCTTTATACAGACGACGATGCTGCCTATGAAAAAGCCGGTATACCGGTAAAAAAAGGACTTTCCGGTGCCTTATGCCCAGACCATTTCTTTGCTTCCAATATTGAGGAGGTGGTAAATTGGGGCAATGAGGAAAAGCTGGACTTGCTCATCACAGAATCCGCCGGTCTTTGCAACCGCTGTTCCCCCTATTTAAAGGAAATTAAGGGAGTATGCGTCATTGACAATCTTTCCGGTATCAATACCCCGAAAAAAATCGGCCCCATGTTAAAATCTGCTGATTTTGTAGTGATTACAAAAGGGGATATTGTGTCCCAGGCGGAGCGTGAGGTTTTCGCCTCCTGTGTAAGCTCTGTCAATCCCCGTGCCGTCACCATGCATGTAAATGGTTTAACCGGGCAGGGAGCCTACGAGCTGGGAAGTCTTCTCTACGATGAAAACCAAAACATCGAATCCGTCCAGGGCATGCAGCTTCGCTTTCCCATGCCTTCTGCTCTCTGCTCCTATTGTCTTGGAGAAACAAGGATCGGAGAAGCATTTCAGATGGGTAACGTTAAAAAAATCAATTTGGGGGCAGATAAGACATGA
- a CDS encoding ABC transporter ATP-binding protein — protein sequence MMEIMIRLEDVTYSYNRQPLIHGMDLTFEKGKITTIVGPNGCGKSTVIKLSSRLLHPDKGKVLYGNKEISGMKRKEFARNVSVLLQSSHIPDMSVEDAVMSGRYPHQSPISFSSAEDRRLTEYAMEMTCCQSLRSKNMRQLSGGERQRVFLAMVLAQDTPVIILDEPTTYLDINVSYEIMELINRLNRKLGKTIVLVLHDLNLALNYSDLLAVMENGKVSAYEVASDQRVHRCISDIFKVDIRRLSEKGKSYYYSFKL from the coding sequence ATGATGGAAATTATGATCAGGCTTGAGGATGTAACTTATTCTTATAACAGGCAGCCGCTGATCCACGGGATGGATCTAACATTTGAAAAAGGAAAGATAACCACCATCGTCGGACCCAATGGCTGTGGAAAAAGTACAGTGATAAAGCTTTCTTCCCGTCTGTTGCATCCGGATAAGGGAAAGGTGCTTTACGGGAATAAAGAGATCAGCGGTATGAAACGAAAGGAGTTTGCCAGGAATGTATCCGTGCTGCTTCAAAGCAGCCACATACCGGATATGTCAGTGGAAGATGCGGTAATGTCAGGAAGATATCCTCATCAGTCTCCAATCAGTTTCTCTTCTGCCGAGGATAGACGGCTGACGGAATATGCCATGGAAATGACATGCTGCCAGTCTCTGCGAAGCAAAAATATGCGCCAGCTTTCCGGAGGAGAACGCCAGCGGGTCTTTCTTGCCATGGTGCTGGCTCAGGATACGCCGGTTATTATTCTGGATGAACCCACAACGTATCTTGATATTAATGTTTCCTATGAAATTATGGAGCTTATAAACCGTTTAAACAGGAAGCTTGGAAAAACCATTGTTCTGGTTTTGCATGATCTCAATCTGGCTCTCAATTACTCAGACCTGCTGGCCGTGATGGAAAATGGAAAAGTGAGCGCTTATGAGGTAGCTTCCGATCAAAGGGTTCATCGCTGCATCAGTGACATTTTTAAAGTGGATATCCGGCGGCTGTCAGAAAAGGGGAAGTCTTATTATTATTCCTTTAAGTTATAA